Proteins from a genomic interval of Alteromonas macleodii ATCC 27126:
- a CDS encoding sulfatase-like hydrolase/transferase, translating into MAVIKSCGLLVVALVAIISCGGGDSESNLSNDSSSQQDLKDSYSFTLPVEIKSDQSINLTLASTKSNGAPNLTVQSWSSSLTITPNIQKTGEGVFSFVAPQVRKRTPLTITAKLLTESGVEFSIDAKTLIVPSKPNLVVVFTDDQGYADVGAHNIVNDIETPNIDKLAARGALFTNGYITAPQCTPSRAAMITGVYQQRFGVDDNRYTPIPNNVVTMGQRFSELGYTTGLVGKWHLEIDQNSKPWFRENYPNTPIEQFNPGKLPSSVKEQFYPSSMGYQYNYFGYANRYWANFDLKGNETKLGWVNNTDYRLDVVSDAATQFIEMNYDEPFYLHVAHYAPHVPLAATDDYLSLFPENDSVRRRYALAMMYAVDTGVGQIVSQLEKHGILENTIITFISDNGAPVGLDFTDAPVSENEAWNGSLNTPLLGEKGMLTDGGIKVPFIIQWPNEIQGNTVIEEPVISLDVLYSAIKAAGAAESTLSELDGVDIFPTQGSDISGLANRPLFWRFWNQSAVRLGNYKYLKMGSEHEFLFDLTKEESNQNNLISMMPVKAEELKKLYEQWNKEMLRQPEQSKLNSSEREWLEYYLEP; encoded by the coding sequence ATGGCAGTCATCAAAAGTTGTGGGTTATTAGTCGTTGCATTAGTAGCAATTATCTCATGCGGAGGCGGTGATTCAGAGAGTAATCTCTCTAATGATTCGTCTAGTCAACAAGACTTAAAGGACTCGTATTCTTTTACCTTACCTGTAGAAATCAAATCTGACCAGAGCATCAATCTGACTTTGGCATCAACGAAGAGTAATGGCGCACCAAATCTTACAGTGCAGTCGTGGAGCTCTTCCTTAACTATTACTCCCAATATACAAAAAACGGGTGAAGGTGTTTTTAGTTTTGTCGCTCCACAAGTAAGAAAGCGAACACCTCTTACCATTACAGCTAAATTACTAACAGAGTCTGGCGTTGAATTTAGTATAGATGCTAAGACTCTAATAGTTCCTTCCAAGCCTAATTTAGTCGTTGTTTTTACCGATGATCAGGGATACGCCGATGTAGGTGCTCATAATATTGTTAACGATATTGAAACCCCTAATATAGATAAACTTGCTGCTAGGGGGGCGTTATTTACGAACGGATATATAACAGCGCCCCAATGTACTCCATCTCGAGCCGCAATGATAACAGGTGTTTATCAACAACGTTTCGGTGTGGACGACAACCGGTATACCCCCATACCAAACAACGTTGTCACTATGGGTCAACGATTTTCTGAACTTGGATATACTACGGGGTTAGTAGGAAAATGGCATTTAGAGATCGATCAAAATTCAAAGCCATGGTTCAGAGAAAACTACCCAAATACGCCCATTGAACAGTTCAACCCAGGGAAGTTACCCTCGTCCGTTAAAGAACAGTTTTACCCTTCCTCTATGGGTTATCAATATAATTATTTCGGTTATGCAAACCGATATTGGGCTAACTTTGATTTAAAAGGTAATGAAACGAAGTTAGGGTGGGTAAATAACACTGACTACAGACTTGATGTTGTATCAGATGCAGCTACTCAGTTCATAGAGATGAACTACGACGAACCGTTTTATCTTCACGTTGCTCATTACGCACCCCATGTTCCTCTAGCGGCTACAGATGACTATTTATCACTATTCCCAGAGAATGATTCTGTTCGTCGTAGGTACGCGCTGGCGATGATGTATGCTGTGGATACTGGTGTAGGTCAAATAGTTTCGCAGCTTGAAAAGCACGGTATATTAGAAAATACGATAATTACTTTTATTAGTGATAATGGTGCACCTGTAGGCCTTGACTTTACTGATGCACCAGTTTCTGAAAACGAGGCGTGGAATGGCTCACTCAATACCCCTCTGCTTGGTGAAAAAGGAATGCTTACAGATGGGGGGATTAAAGTACCCTTTATTATTCAGTGGCCAAATGAAATTCAAGGTAATACCGTCATAGAAGAACCAGTAATAAGTTTAGATGTTCTATATTCAGCGATAAAAGCAGCAGGAGCAGCCGAGAGCACGTTATCGGAACTAGACGGAGTTGATATTTTTCCTACCCAAGGTTCTGATATCAGTGGGCTTGCGAACCGCCCTCTGTTTTGGCGGTTTTGGAATCAGTCGGCAGTTCGCCTGGGCAATTACAAGTATTTAAAAATGGGTTCAGAACACGAATTCTTGTTTGACTTAACCAAGGAAGAATCTAACCAAAATAACTTAATATCAATGATGCCAGTTAAAGCCGAAGAGTTGAAAAAACTTTACGAGCAGTGGAACAAAGAAATGTTACGGCAACCTGAGCAAAGTAAGCTTAATTCCTCGGAAC